A segment of the Candida albicans SC5314 chromosome 2, complete sequence genome:
TGAAATTTTAGAAAAGCAAGCAGTTAAAGATCAGAGTCAACcaaatgaaaagaaacgcaagagaagagaaaaattgTTCAAGTATTCACTTGTCGAAACTCCATTGGAAGTTAAATTATCTGATGAGTTGAGTGGGAacttgaagaatttgaaaccagAAGGTAATTTGTACTACGATCAAATGTTGAGTTTACAATCTAGTGGGAAAATCGAATCCAGAGTGCCTGTTAACAAGAAAAGGAAGTatactaaaaaaatcacTGAAAAATGGACTTACAAAGATTTCAAGTAAAGTTGAATTCTTTTCATACACatgttgttttcatttttgttgGTGGTTTGTGGTCGTTTCAAGTTTCGATAAATAAACTATTTTATTctctttcatttttcttttaacCTATATCATAGTAATATACACATGCTAAGTTCGTTTCAACGTTTAATACCAACATCTTTAATATTCCTTCTCTCAACCTAAGATAATTCCCATTCGCCAAATGCATAACCCCTGAATAATCTTTCTCTTAATGTGAAATATTCGTCTCTGTATGGAGTCCAGTATCTTTGTTCGATCTTTTCAGCAGTCTTGAACGATTCAGGAGCAACAGCTTCACTAGTTTGACCTCGTTTGACCCCAGTTAATAACAAGTCTCTGGCCATCATTTTGTCATCCCATTCGTCTAAATGGTATCTGTCATTCTTCCAACCATTATCCCAGTATCTAATGAATTGGACGCCATGGCCTGCCAATCCAAAAAATGCAGTCATTATAGCATATGGTAACAACCCTTCAAATGGAACTGGCATTGTTTATgtatcaaattatttattatggAGAATATGTAAAAATATAGTAGGTACTAGTTCAATAAGAGAAGGACTATCTCAGTGAGTGagaaaattattttcagTTGGGTTTTGATTGGTTAACGAAAATTATATGAGAaggagagagaaaaaacATAAACTTAATTGCCTTTATGCACGACTCTTTTTGGATGCAAAATGACAACACAACTAATAGAGAGAGCATTGTTGTATGGTTAATCATGGGAATCAACTAAGCAGAAATAGTTAGGTTTCatgtaaaaataaaagtttatttgatcattattgaaaaaggtGCTCGATTTTGAGTATTTGGAAATCTGGAGTTTATTTGTGTTATGTGTTTGAGTGCTAActaattttgtttaaaattGGATAATATACTCTCCCAATTATTCTCAGGTAGAGCCATTTTACAAACCGGTACACACTACATAGCAGTAAACACTTCTAATCACCCGTAAAAGATTTACGAAAAGTTACTcataaatatattcaacCACCTATTACATTGTTTTCTCTGGATTATGTACCTTGTAGCGACTGTTTAAGGAATCCCTATTCTACCACATATTTTTACTCATCTACAATTCCGACTTTtctaaaacaaaaatcaaatacaCTGAGTGAGACAGAATCATTCTAAATGGTTAACAAGTACATCTAATAATATAACACTAAAGTGATTAgagtgattttttttctttttgaacCTATTGCCCAATTCCAAACAATTAGTTTCTAAAGCagctaaaaaaaaagaaatcattcTTGTCGGATCAACATACAATATTTTAATACcattttttaaaacaacTTCCGGGgttattcaaatatttcagAATGAATGATCAGATTAAGATTGACACAGGAGTAGGTTGACTAGTTTATAAAAGTTGGTTagaattgattttccaCTGATGtttgaatgaatttgaaaaagattgCGGACTTGATCATCTTTATGTTTTCTCATTTTGTATCATTTTACGTGTTCGCTTGGCGTCTATAAATCCCGTGGAAAAGAGAATACTTCACTAATGTGAGTGTGGATAACATCCAAAACATTAAACAACCTTAACAATTTATATAGATATGCTTCAGGGGATACAAATACACTGAAATGTTCTCCACGAATCTAGTAACATTTTAATCATAAGTTTAACGAAGATCTCCTTCAAATATCATTAAGAATGATCGACAATAggttcaatttcaattttacttttttttttccatttttttatttttttttttgtcattgGTGTCATCTTGATCCAGGAATAATTCGCCTCAATTAcacaaaacaacaaatttcaGATATTTGGATGAATTTTTCCTGACTTTTATTCTAAAACATAACTtagttgaattgaattaataaaatttccTCTACTAAACTTAAACTTAAACTGAAACATATATGCTTCCGCGGAACACTGagaaaaattcattttatACAATGTTACTGCAATAACTTTTGATTCAACTCTactgaaagaaaaaagtacTAAATCGTTTATAGAAATACCGTTTAAAACTTAATGATATGGGGGAAAACAATGGAACAAAGATATAACTCCTTACCGGATTTATTTGCTTAGGGGCAACGAGACGAggcagaaaaaaaaaaatgaggCGGGTGAGATTCTGGTCACTTTAATTGAGGCGACTTATGACGACAACTAAGctcatacaaaaaaaaaaaataaccaTAGGGAAAAAAGCAATGTAAGAgatttaaaaacaaaaaaggaaaactaaataaaactaaactGTATTCggtgatttgaaattaagTATTCCAGAAGTTTTTTCTAATAttctttgaaaatattttcaat
Coding sequences within it:
- a CDS encoding uncharacterized protein (Predicted ORF from Assembly 19; repressed by nitric oxide; removed from Assembly 20; subsequently reinstated in Assembly 21 based on comparative genome analysis), which translates into the protein MPVPFEGLLPYAIMTAFFGLAGHGVQFIRYWDNGWKNDRYHLDEWDDKMMARDLLLTGVKRGQTSEAVAPESFKTAEKIEQRYWTPYRDEYFTLRERLFRGYAFGEWELS